In Lycium barbarum isolate Lr01 chromosome 9, ASM1917538v2, whole genome shotgun sequence, the DNA window taGTATTAGTTATGCGGGATTCTAAATTGCTAACCAAACACCGTATTtagtgtgttgaattttatgcaTAGCAAAAAAAATGCTACCAAACATAGTACAAATTATACAGGTTTTAATAAATGAATAAATCACCTCCTAACcttcaaccaaacgacccctaatggTTTCAAGCCTGCAATAAGTATTTCATTTTAACCTTTTCGCATACTGCTTTTGAATGCTTCTCATGCCTTTCATTGATGTCTTCATCATCCTAGAAGCAGAATATAAGTTTACTACAACCAAACATGGAACAATTAAGTTTCAATATATCCTCTTATATCTAGGTTCATTTCTGTTGTCAATGCGATGTTTCCTGTTATGCATAACTTTGGGGTCGTTCAACCTCTAATTTCCTATCCTTATATGTTTTATCTACTACAGGAAGCTGGAAATGTGCCATATGTTGTCGAGAACGGATGTGGGAAATTCTCAAGGTCACCGAAAGAGATAGCCAAAATAGTTGGTGAGTGGTTTGGTACCAGACAAGATGAACTCAGAATCATGTCCCAAAATGCTCTAAGGCTAGCAAAGCCAGATGCTGTGTTTAAGATAGtccatgacatgcatgaattGGTCAGACAGAAAAATTTTGTACCCCAGTATTGTCCTGCTTAAATTAATTACGTTGGTTTCTTGGGAGGTAGCAGACACCCAGTAGAATAATCGAGGTGTGCGCAAGCTGGCTCGGACACAATTATTAAAAATAATGATTATTATTCAACTCAATTTTGGCTTGAATTCTCAGTAGAATGTACTATTGCCCTGGTAAACATTCAGAGAAACCAAGAACCAAATTTTTGTGGTCAAATTCATTTTAATATAAGATATTTTTCTCTGATCCATGggttttttttaaaaactttttctcttttcttttcctatTTGCAATCCAACTCAATAGAAGGAGAAAAAGCTGGGACTACGACTTGCTTGGTGCAGGGCTGCTTGTCGCGATTGGTTGGACACTCGCTTAATCTAAGAGCTTAACTTGGTCACTCTATTAAGCTTTCCCATCAACTCTATTGAATGTGGTACAAAAGATTGCTATTCAAAGCATTGTTAAGAGCTGTCTACCAGGTAGTAGTAAAGATAAGATGACTTTAATCTTTTAAGGGCACGTTATGAGTTTGAACTTTGCCGCAGACAAAGTCTAATAATTTAGTTGAGAATGGTAGACGGATGGTTCATTATCCACCGTGTTTCAAATCATGTGCGAGTTAGCCTTAAAAAATTTCTCGATTGTTACAAAAATAAAAGTTCCCCGGGGAGTAAAGTAAAACTTTATTTTGGCAACATGGCGTGCAAGATAGACTCTTAGCTAGTGTCAACTTTCAGAACATATTGAGACAGTGATAAAAGTAAGATTTTAAGTGTTTGGTATCTAAAATGTTGAAGCAAAATAAAATTGGCCAAGTCTTATATACTCCTCCGAATATGTAAAGTTTATGCTGACGAAAATGGTGCTTCAGGAAAATATATTGAGTTCTAAAACTGAAAAAAGCTTTTGTCAAATTACGAAAACTACATTTAAGCAGCAAAACTTTTGATGTGATTTAGGTCTGTAAATACAAAAAGAAATTATGTTCAAAGCTCAAAAGCAAAATTCAATTGTACAGTGCATCGTTTTGCTTTACTTGAAGCAACAAGTAAACGAATAAAGGTTATGGTAGAGTGATAAATACTCTTTATCATTAACCAGATATGTCGAGTTTGAGTTCTGATATGCAGTCACCTTTGTAAGGGAGCGCTCTATCCCTCGCgtggaaaccaaaaaaaaaaaaaaaaagaaaaacagcgAGTGAACTAATTATCTTTCGTACATATTTTCTTATATGCTAAACTCACTATGGGCCACACAAATGAGTACTTTTCTAAACGTAAAGCCTTCGTTTAGTAGTCTGTCTTACATTTACCAAAGGTCTCCCTGCCATTCAAATGTTCCCTTAAAGTTTGATTGTATGTCTTTTCCCATCCTTATTGTATTATCTTGAGCATATATGGTCCTTTCAGTTTGGAAAAATTATAGTAGCACTTTTTTCCAACTTACGAGATATCAAAACGTGTTATTCAAATTTATGGAAATGTCATATGTTTTTCATGTGATTAGAATAAAAACATCCAAATAGAGatcttcttctctaattttaGCACTAGAGACGCAAAAACTAAATAGTTCAAACAAGAGAACactgaaaattttgaaaaaaagaagTGGATATTAGTAATGAAATCAACTTCCAATAGGGTAACAATAGAATTGCACAAGAAGATCTCCATCATGTTCGTGATTTAGCTTGGGCCACGCCCGATGTCACGAAATGATTGAGAACTACAATTGAGTCGAAATGAATTTTGTTCTTTGTATTCAACAAGTATTGCATTACCAAATAATTCAAGAAAGGGCGGACTGCAGGGAGAGTCCTTTTAAGTAGATGACTTGTCGGACAATCGGAAGACGCGGAAcgtaatgtctttttttttttaacaaaacttGAATAATAATTTTGTCTTTTTTGAAGGAGTAACAAATGTTATTTTAGTTAGTTTTAAATGGATCCATTTGGGAGTTCTATCAGATAAACCAAAAATGTTTTCAACTTTTACAAATTTAAAGGGTCATATTAAGTATTTAAGGTAATACTTTAGGAAAGAAAATATACCTACCCACAACTTAAGGGATCATTCCACAATACTCCAATAGTTCAAGAACTCATTTGACAATTCCCTCCCCAATAATTCAAAAAACCCTCTACTCTCAAGTTAAACTGTAAGTCCAAGAATTCTTCATTTCtacaatttccaaacaaatcacTAGAAAGGGCTAAATGGGTCATCGTAATCTAAGTCATTATCATCATTTAGAGAAGGAACAACATCAATCAGTTGATGGTCTATTAAACCTTTTTACTAAAGCTAACCATGACCTAAACATAGTTCAAAACAAGCTGGAAAAGGAATTTCAACAAGTCTACCCTGATAATGTTTGTAATTAACTCAACCCCCTTAAATCTTTTTTGTTAACccatttcagttttttttttttctggattttttcaatttttccaaaaaaaaaaaaaaaaaaaaaaaaccttgggAAAATTAGGATCTATGtctgctaggagaaaatatttacgccaagtagcccatattttgagtttgttacgTGGTTTagtccatatttgtgtataaacacgtTTTAGACAACGTTGATACGTTATGTATAATgcttttgtataatattgtatgttGGGCTACGTGGCGTAATATTTTTATGTTGGGTTGCAGGTTAACCCGATGAAGCTAGTTTCGAGGATCAAGAAAGTTGAGGATGAAATGTGTAGCTTGAAGGAGCAATGCCGTGAGTTGCTTGCTGCTAAACAGGTATtgttactcccttcgtcccaaaataagtgtcattttAGCTCATTTCACGCTCATTAATCCAAACAAATAAATATAAGGTATAGTTTACTAAGTTACTGCTATATGTTTCTTGAAAAATGAGCACTATTATaacctgtttggccaagtttctaaaatcagcttattttaaaaaaatgcttttttttttttggcaaaaagcggtttgtgtttggccaagtttttaaaaagtgcttctaaaaacatgtttggatgggcttaaaaaaagcagcttataagcgacttagataagctaagccaaacgggcccaattattttttggggcttattttaagcacaaaatggctttaagctggccagccaataacccaatccaaacgggctctaagtgtatttttctcaaagtgcttttgggcaaaaactatttttttagcttctgaaaaactgtttttgctactccccaaaaacacttattttctcccaaaagcttggtcaaacacctcatttttttttttttaaaaacacttattaaaaaaaaagcacTTTTagagaaaaataagcttggccaaacaggttaTTAATATAAGGGTATAGTTCGAAACAATTCCTCTTGAATTACTAAaccgacacttattttgggacaattTGTTTTTGCTAAAGCAACACTTATTTTGGTAAGGAGGGAGTAGATTACAACTAACACTTATTTTGGTAAGGAGGGAGTAGATTACAACTAACTTCCCCTCAATCCCAAGCTAGTTGGGGTCAACTGAAtgataattacatttttggaccgctcaaaaaaataatagccagcaaatgtataaGGTTTTGTATGTTAAGTGTAAATATACATGTAATATACTAtggtatacataaatatacatacaatatacataaTTAGTGTATTTATTTTCTGTATTTTGGTTAGCGCCTGTAATTAATTTCGGCCaacgggccaaaaatgaaaaaagcccGAATCTATATCCGTCTACTCTATTTGGATCCGTTTTATTTCAATACTCAATAATTTGTGTATCAAGACAAATTAACATTAACATAGACCCTGCTAACGCAAGATGCTTTGTGCATCGGGCtaccattttttttaaatgtatgtATACTAGTTTAAAAAAGAATAAACATATGTATGTAGACTAATCTGTGAgtgcatttttcttttttttgttttggaaccTTAACATTGTTTGAATTTCTTGCAAATTAGATAAAATTTAATACGGAAATGTAGGAAAAAATGAACCAGGTTGCTTGAATCATGCCATATAAATGTGGAACAAAGCATTGTCGTAATATGTAAAGTTTTAGCTAGATGCATTTTATGTTGGCTTAGATTTTTTTATAGTTATTGGTAAAGCCAGAAGGAAGAAATATTTCAGTTGATTACGTTCAAAAGAAAGAATTATATTTTGGTATTAAAATAATTTGTGATAAATAACCAGAGAATACGGTATATTAGTGATTAAACAAACTCCAGTGTGAAATTTCAATAATCATGCTAACCGAGGAAAAGGAAAAAGAGGAAGCCTCAAGAGTCGAGACAAATTTGTTGAGACTATGTTACATGGAACCTTAGTTTCCTTGACATATTCATGTCCTAGGGGTCTAAACCAAAAATTAGCAAAAGAACAGCAAAGTTCAATCTCTCTTGTTTAACAGAATGAAGGatatttttttgattaagcaccgggtgtccgggtctctttgagccccgactaatcccgggggtgcacaggccctcggcaaggagtttcccgcaagtgcaccacgggtaattcagggttttaccccagtccgatggccctcagaaattgtttgcacccagtgggtttcgaacttgagaccttgaaaggccccaaggctcaagccaattaccaccaggccaacccctgagggttaacAGAATGAAGGATATTCCTTGCTATTATTAGACAATTTGAGTGTAACTGTACCGGATACTTGTCAAATATACGCCCATAACGAGCCCGTCTAACATAGAATAATTGTCCTTTTTTGATGTAAAGAATTAGGATAACATAGATTGGTGATGAGATGGAAATAAGGAGAACgttatttttttttggataaaacaagaaaatactGCATCTCCAAATTTGTTATAGTCCTCTTCTTTTCTTGTCCACCATTAGACTGgatttctttctctttctcccCTGTTCTTCAAAGTATCTAAAGCTTTTTAATGGTtctttaggaaaaaaaaaattggatgacTTTCTAGCTCGAATCAACTTGCGGAAAAAATTTCGAGTTCTTGAGTTCCTTGTGAAAAACTGGAATCTGGCTACCAACATGGTAAAAAGAGAAACTGATTGCTGTTCAGTTCTTCATCCAATGATTTTCTATTGCCTGTAAAAAAGTCAAAATTTGTATGTGTTATTGCTTGAACTTCCGGGTTATGATGTTGGAAACTGTATAATCTTGTAATAAGTAATAACACTTCGAATCCGTACTTGAACTCTGTCACGGTCCAGTTTTCAATCTTGTAGTGTGGGACAATGAGAAAGCGTAAGGATATTCAGGGAGAAACAAATTCACAAAACTTTTacaaactgactgaagagttcaTATGATGCAAGTTTAGTCCTCCAAAGAAATGAAGGCCGTGTTAACTATGTAGTGGAAATCTTACCGCTGAATCTGTAGCATTTAGTATCTGATACTTTAGTCTACATCAAACAATCTTCACATGACAAGTCTTAACGCAGAAGTTGAGTGCCTTAATGATGGAATCTATGAAAAAGCGAAAGAAATGCAGTTCAAAAGTAAGAAGTATACTTATTTTTGTTTGCACCTATGAATTTAGTTTATCCTCTACCTTTTCAGAGTCTGTATATACTGTTCATCTATAGCTTTTCTGTACTTTACAAGTTGCTATGGTTGGGACCAATACTTTCTGATTATTAGTAGCAAAGAGCTGTCcaatcaccttttttttttattatatatgtTGCTTTACTGTGCTGTGCTGGATTTAAAAATGTTTGTGCTGGTTGCACTAAAAACAGGATTTGATTGATAAAGCTCGGGCAACCTTAGTTGGGAACAGGTCGTTGCTGCAAAGGTTGCAATTATCTGCAGGTGTTCCTGTCATCAGTGATTCTGATGATCCATCATATGCTAGTTTCAATCAGGTAACTTGAATTTGCAGCATCATCCTATAAGGGTAGTTGTTCTTCCTAAATATATGGTTGAGTGTTAAGCCATTCCTCTCCCACCCAACCTTAACCATTATATCTGTAAAGATTGCATGTTTGAGTTGTAAACTTGTAATCAGTGTGTATAATTTATTATAAATTTGCTCCAAGAGATGTCCTTGTAAGTAGGGGTGGCAAATTTAGCCTATGAAAacatgaccccccccccccccccccccccaccaacaCCACAAAACCTGCCCAAGTGTGGGCTGGTCATTGACCCGACCATTTATTAGCTCAGCCCATTAAAAATTGGGCTAATATATGGCCACCCATGAGtaatcttgtcaaaatattttgtaaaaagacatttttttatttgatatgttatgtaTAGCCATAATAAAGAATAATATAGTTTTATTACTAATTTTTcttataaaagaacaaacaaagcaATTAGAACTTAATAAGAATTGGGtgggttgggttatgacccgcttttagcccatttcagcccaagtaacttttgggcggGTCAATACTCATTTATTAACTTAGCCCATTTTGACCCGCTCAAATTCATCCAAcctgcccatttgacacccctacttGTGAGGTTCTCAGATGAAAAATGAATTTCATCTCACATCCTTCTTTATCTATCAATTCCTAGGTTTTACTCCGCTTTGTGATAGGGGGGAAATTACTGCATTGACTTCATCTTGACTGTGGCAAGGTTGCAAAAATTTCCAAATGGTGTCTAAAGATTTGCACCATTTGCCGGCAAGCAACCAAAATCTAATCTGAAGGGCAAAGATTCCTGATTTAGTTTCCATGGCATTTAAGTGCTTGCTGTGGTAGCTATTTGCCCTGCTATAGTTTTTTCCTCCCCTACCTCCTTTCTCGGTGTTtcggatctctctctctctcaacttTTCTTTATTCATGATATGCAGGTCATTGATGAATGGACAACTCAACTCAGATCAAGAACAGGTTTAGTATCATAATGGCAGTTTTATAACTTATATGTCCAAAGTTTTAAACACTTTGACTGTCGTAGATCTTATGTAAAGAAAACATGTAGATGAAAGGGAAATATTTGGGGTAAGTAAATACGTGTCTGCTGATTCTTTGTGACTGTGCCCAACAAGTGTTTTTACCATTTTGGAACTTATAAGCAGCTCTTTTTTTGTCTCACTAGCAAATTGACGAACCTCAGTAATTGATGGTTCTTTAAATCTTCTTTTTAAAGGCTTTTGCTCCTGGACTTGTCAATTTTGGACTAGCTGTGATCAGTCCTTGGGAGCATTTTGGGCATCTAAAATGGATTGCTTATATTAATAAACAGGGGCAATGTGACAACTTAGTATGAGTGCAGACTTATAGCTTGTTCGGCCAAACTTCCAAAATCTACTTattttcaaaagtgtttttttgtcAAAAATGCAATTTGACAAAAATACTTTTGGAGagtagcagtttgtgtttggctaatcaatttgaaaaaaatacttttgccAATATTAGAGAATTACTTTGTGCATGGCCAATCTTCCAAAAGTGTTTCGGGGAAAAGTtacttttttagcttctgaaagcTTCAGCTACTACTCGAAAGCACTTATTTTTTTCGTAAAAGCTTGGCGAAACACCTCAACtttctaaaataagcacttttggcttcatagaagcttggccaaacacctcaactttttaaaataaacacttttggcttcctagaagcttggccaaacaggctattagttaAGAATAGTTCAAAGTGGAAACAAAACTTTGAATCCAACACTTGCTTTAGTCTCTGTTTGTGTTTGACATAAATCCCTCCCTACAACTCATGAATTCAAGATCCATATATGCAAAATACAGACTAGTGGAAATCAAAACTTAGTTGGTAAGGCTAAGTGTAAGACCTAGAGAATATTTAGTTTCAGAGAATCTCGATTTGTCTTAAACGACCATCATTTACAAGTAGTGGAATAAAATGGGTCCAAATAAAGCTATATAGATATAGTTGATTTATACAGGCAACGGCAATAGTTTAGGATTAAGACATAATTTCGCTCACAAGATTCGGACCTGATCATAGAAAAGACTCTCCTTAAGTGAACCAGATGGTTTGGAGCTTCCCACCCCTGGAAGAGAAGTTGGTTCGCTTTTGCTGATACTCAAAAAACTCATGTTTTAAATAAGTTTGtactttcagttttttttttatgtgatTTTACTCTGATCAATGTCATTCGTTTAAGTAGGTATGTTCTTGAAATGATTATGTACTTTTTCCTCACTAACTTATCCATTATGCAGAGGATGAGAGCCCTGAATCAGGCGAAGATATCAACCAGATGCTGTTTTCAGCAATTGTCCATGACAACTAAGAAGTCATTCAACCTTTGAATTGGGAAGATGCTTGATGTGGGACCTAGCATTTGTCTGATTTTGCAATTGGTTTCTTGGATCATTCTTGTATCTGTTAGTAGTTCTTTAATCTTACATAGATGTCCTTTCTTGCTACTTCAGGCAGGAATTAGTAATATGAAGTAACTTTCTTTCTGTCACAAGAAGGTAAAAGATTGTAATAGATGATAGAATTGTTCGAGCAAGGTGACACTCCTTTCTAAAATGGCACTTTCATTTTAAAATTGGCATGGTAGGTGGCTTTTGAGCCCTATTGCGGACAAAGTGTGGTAATTAAGTTGGAGAGGGACGGACCCAAACTCCCCCGAGTTTTGATCTGTGCACCAACTAGAGTCAGACAAACACAGGTTGATGTCAATTAAAAGCAGGGGATCAAAATTGCATCCACCTCATTTCTAGCCATTGATTTCAAATCAAGGGGGTTTATTATCCCATTCAAGATGTGAAGAAGGTATTGTTTCCCAAACCCAAAATGTTAACGGAGTTTAGTGGACTTTACTCTGAATATAATGGTGGAATCAAATAAATTTGAAAAGTTTATATATAAAATTAAATTTGAATTATTCAAAAGAATTAGTCACATTTtagtaaattaatttttttgtcgGGTCTTCATTTTGAATCATAAACTTTTCGGACTGTCAACCAATCATATTTAAAAGCCGCTAgattttttctttgtttatattagcaaaataaataattttatatttttgtgGTGGTGCGGCTTTTGTGACATTTAAAATCGGAGAAAGTTATAGAAGTGaaaatcttagactttttaatgTAATAAAATAAATTACACACGTGTATCAAAAGAGTTTTTAAGTTTTGTGCATTGTCAGTGTACAAAATTCTTTACACCATCAGGTAAGTTAAAGGATAATCAGGTAACTTTTATAATTAAGATATAGGAAAAGATATTAAAAATAATTAGAGTCCTAATTTTACTCTAATCaaattttttatttcctttttgcaGCAAATCAAATTCGTGTCCCTTAATAATTGCACCATCATGTTTTTTACCCCCAACAAGATCGTATTCGCAACTGTCAGTGGACTAATCCTTAAATGCATGAGATATTGTGAAAACTTCTTCAATGTTTTTAGCCAGAGTTGATCTTGAGTTTTTTTGCTTTAGTTCACTAGTacacatatttttattttttcttgtgaCTGCTATATAAACAAATTTCAATTTTCTTGTTTCGGTTTAGCTGAGGAGCATACCGATTGGAAAGATAGTTAAATAAATAAAACATGGAAGGAGAATTTGAAGGAGAGACAGCGTTAAAATAAGGATTTGCAGGAGAGATAAAGTAATTGTAGTGCTTAATTTTAGGAAAGAAAAAGTAATTAGTAACAATGGATGTAAGTATGTACTACGTGTATGCACGCTTACACTAGGAAAGGGATAAAAACAAAGAAGTATTTGTGTGAGAAATAAAAATTAAATCAAATTTTCATAAAATAATGATGGAATTTACAAAATATGTAAATAATAGAATTTACATCAAATATTCATAAAATAGTGATGGAATTCACAAAATATGTAAATAATAGAATTTACATCAAACAATAACTTTGATTTGGAATTTGTCcttttcaaacaaaataaaatgtctgCAGTAAATTGCCAACTAAAGGTCTCAaagaattttcttaaaaaaaatatgtaaatacaTTATGAATATACAGTGAAACATGTGTTAACAACCGCAAACTGTTGAACCTACGAGTTCAAGGGTTGGTTCGACATATACAGAGAGAACGAATTGAGGTGgggttaattttttttatttttttttatcgcGCCATTACAAATTGTATAACTTACTATAGTTTGACAATTAATATTAAGATAAAATATGATGTTATGGAGTTAGATATAGAAGTATTATCTCTTCCATCTCAGATTAAACTTAAAAATGATCATTTCTATTTAAAACTGCACGAAACGGAAGTAAGTTTATTGGTTATATAGGCGGAATGGTTTGGGAGATCCTTTTACTTGTCCCTATTTGTCATTCCGATGTCTGCACTTCACGGGATTTCATCTACACCCTTGAACATGTTCAAAACCGGTATTTTAAACCCCTCTGACCGTTGACCGCGCTTATGCCACATTAATTAGCTGAGTTGGAAAAGGTGTGTGTTTACATGCGTATAGAGCGTGAATTGGTCTAAAAGTTActaacataaaataaaaaaaagaaaatgggAGACATCGCTGCCACTGATGCTGACGATGCCCCTGCTTCCGTCGCTGCTAACCTCGCCGCCAACAAGTTCTTCTCTACTTCTAGAAGCTGCAATAAGGATTCAGCAAAATCGACCCTGTGATATACGAAGATTGAAAAATAGTAATTGACACAGAATTTGGGAATTATATTGATACTGTAATTCGATCATATGAACTACACAAACGAACTACTTAAATGATTGTACAAATTGAATGATTAAACCTAAATCTCCATTGATGAGCTTGAGTTTCGAGTTTAGTTTCCTGTAAGAAAACAGAGAAGAGAATGAGAGAGATATTTTGTAGAGAGAAGATTTTAGAAGTTCAGATTGATACCAGATATTCCATAATCGTTTTCCCTCCACTTATGTGTATATAATTCGTTGAAGTTGTTATTCATGTTTGTTAGGCCCAAACAAATCTCAGCCGTTGATCATTATTCCTTCTGAGCAGTTAGATGGTGATCCGCGTCACTAGCTCATTTATTCGCTGGCATCATCCTGAGCTTCCATGTGTGTACACTCAGCTAATCCTTTATTCTCCTAataccaaaaccctaattcactttaCCAATTTCCCAATCTCATACCCCGACATTACAATACCTTCCTCTCTAAAAAACCTTGACCTCAAAGTTGTGTTCTAGCAACAAAGGTGGGGAATCGACTGCGCATGTAAGACCAGTCCTCTCAAGTGGCTTTCTCAGGACAAAAAATTGAACAACAGCGGCGTTGTTGACTTTAACGATGCTCCATTGCAAATTAGCTAAAGGTTCCAGCAAAACACCTCCGGTACCGTCGCAAGCTGGTAGTTGCTGTTGAGGAGTGATGCTAGGCCCCATGCGACGCTTCAATTGAGAAACATGGAACACCGGGTGGATCTGAGACCTCGGTGGCAGCTCAAGACGGTAAGCAACTGTTCCAACCCTCTCTATAACCTTGTAAGGCCCGTAGTACTTAGCGCTGAGCTTGAGGTTTCGCCGAACCTCAATCGATGACTATCGATACGGTTGTAGCTTTAAGTAAACTAAGTCACCTGGTTGTAGAGTACGTTCTGACCTATTCTTATCAGCATAAAATTTCACGCAAGCCTGAGCAACCTATAAATTGTCTTTTAATTGTTGAAGTAGTTGTTCTCGATGAGCAATATAAGCTCCAGCTTGGGTGTTGCTTGGTTTAGTTAATGACCCCATAGGAATCTGAGGGAGAGGAAAACCATAAAGGGCTTCAAATGGAGTAGCCTGTAAAGCACTGTGGTGGTTGGTGCTATACCACCACTCTACAAGTGGAAGCCATTTCAGTCAGTCTTTAGTCTTAGAGAAAACCATGACCCTTAAGTAGGTTTCTAAATAACAATTGAGTCTTCCTATCCGATTGTGGGTTATAGGCTGTAGTCATGTTCAGTTTGGTACCCAGTGATCTAAACAATTGCTGCCAAAACTGACTTGTGAAGATGGAATCTCTATCTGTCACTATAAATTTAGGCAACCCTTGTAGTCTGTAAATTTCCCTTAGGAATAACTCAACAACATCTTGAGCAGTGTAAGAGTGCTTAAGAGCCAAAAAATGGCCATACTGGTTCAGCCTGTCAACCACCACTAATATGGAATTTTTATGATTAGAAGAAGGTAAACCCTCAATAAAGTCCATACCAATATCTTGCCAAGGCTTGTTTGGTATTGGTAAGGGTTGTAACAACCCTGGGTATTGAACATTCTTATTTTTAACTCTTTGGCAAATATCACATTCT includes these proteins:
- the LOC132609444 gene encoding uncharacterized protein LOC132609444, encoding MGHRNLSHYHHLEKEQHQSVDGLLNLFTKANHDLNIVQNKLEKEFQQVYPDNVNPMKLVSRIKKVEDEMCSLKEQCRELLAAKQDLIDKARATLVGNRSLLQRLQLSAGVPVISDSDDPSYASFNQVIDEWTTQLRSRTEDESPESGEDINQMLFSAIVHDN